The Maylandia zebra isolate NMK-2024a linkage group LG7, Mzebra_GT3a, whole genome shotgun sequence genome contains a region encoding:
- the alpk2 gene encoding alpha-protein kinase 2, whose product MDASLPCADSQSQPALTDSQTVDFDSVMHSPSVDKLSGTETAHCLSDTTDKSTHPHVSADPHSLKSLSSIQNVSEQFSLSSEAPPTDDNSRVQRCLSQSGRKSPLIRQLCQDLILPQSESASSLLMEGHTPPESFGAVSLTLEGLMEQSVTVPYSSPNFSSENKPPLFRSLSPQSDSSDSDMAVAPLSDLYIFESDTQDFIVSPSIAPGEIKCSEYQPLSQTSVEQVNRDCDKHVLMCDSSDVTGCHHSSCEEQSTENNEPDVSEHLGLRTPAVDACEEYFMFLNDEREGEAEVTGATPQRGNSPMEVWQDAHQYLAGDDTEDRDVLHHSVIQEALSPASHLSCSPRETQVSHYNPEGSKGIGWTGDDTKGWGPPIERWSSVDSWASALSDWTGIIVAPSEDFTSAFSEIGAEIDALTQALSEVNIHTEAETVKEGHNLETTAKAQMGVQDQPLSAQNISESSIHSGQGCLSLYLDSTGLEPHHTEGAESFCDPTPTTQGDKCSPSRGAPGTTVASSGENTADATVVTLMPGSTSADLDLSPFDECAESQDTEHFIIDEKTPVVLSIIEDTDLDPPTDLITKEPVGDRLCEVTDEHRLVQLGSVAEPEAKLSCGRSEVNRDENKSITDFSVLTADALTNSNVPGGDTQPGLHFNADNCVSIGTLPDLDRAHQVEAQRDSPTFIMPLAPVSIGPSLNCRTSSSLEGDQICLKGSLNNNSCNQVRQSAVLPTPDGITNKTSLEGGEELIHEKQNTTKTAERSSPEGLQDLKTSDTIDSFFSRKTIFEEIDDFNRELENFIPIHAENLFISKEKHIACITLDIYDPFVSKPVKPKAIKSEKTDLTHKKTEKMPHKTHKNTSEGKTRSKKDKSAGHHHFTQPSKKQESKCHRVSAQQTSNQQETHPTIGENHSSENSQSGLEAKEATLVIETGVTEKATSKPHSKKKKKHGQNTAPGEPLAEVENGAKSKTAKGRIELFESKLGAKAGKAQKESEQPDVAEIKSQQQSEAKASEGEQPPHPTDDKGHQPKNFTSPLNDDVVKRRRLSEDKFGKIVSILESKLPKSDVSAKGKEAELKTDVGGTRKKAYSEVVKQRIPPKEEPKVVKPIQAVPVSGDPQSLCLWCQFAAVTSAYTVTWSREGTVLAEMKRSAGDESRVTLTISNASHKDLGKYLCQLSSLYGSVSLDYLLTYEVLSEVVIPLAPKTISSDPVEVSSEEEDAHFSRLLFKDDFLSDQYFGDSHPISMITEKEHFGEGMHRRAFRTKLHAGQIPLLLPGHSCVLKVHNAISYGTKNNDELVQKNFTLAVEECQVQNTAREYIKAYTSAAQSTEAFGDIPEIIPIYLIHRPSNDIPYATLEEELIGNFVKYSVKDGKEINLMRRDSEAGQKCCAFQHWVYQKTDGNLLVTDMQGVGMKLTDVGIATCKKGYKGFKGNCGTSFIDQFKALHQCNVYCEMLGLKSLQPKAKKPASAPKPKPQSSTPPKKKTFGPVVKGKS is encoded by the exons ATGGACGCGTCACTTCCTTGCGCAGACAGCCAAAGTCAGCCGGCTCTGACAGACAGTCAGACTGTGGATTTTGACTCGGTTATGCACAGCCCCTCAGTAGACAAGCTGTCTGGAACAGAGACTGCGCACTGTCTTTCAGACACCACTGATAAATCCACACATCCACATGTTTCTGCAGACCCACACAGCCTAAAGTCTTTATCGTCCATCCAAAATGTATCAGAGCAGTTTTCGCTTTCCTCAGAGGCTCCACCAACGGATGACAATTCCAGGGTTCAGCGCTGTTTGAGCCAGTCAGGAAGGAAATCACCTCTAATACGTCAACTCTGTCAGGACCTCATTTTACCTCAGTCTGAATCTGCTTCATCTCTTCTCATGGAAGGACATACTCCACCTGAATCTTTTGGGGCTGTGTCACTCACACTTGAAGGTTTGATGGAGCAGTCTGTCACTGTCCCCTACTCCAGTCCCAATTTCAGCTCTGAAAACAAACCTCCATTATTTAGGTCGTTATCACCTCAGTCAGACAGTTCAGATAGCGATATGGCTGTAGCGCCTTTGTCAGATCTTTATATCTTTGAAAGTGACACGCAGGACTTCATTGTAAGCCCAAGTATAGCTCCCGGTGAGATTAAATGTTCTGAATACCAGCCATTATCACAAACAAGTGTGGAACAAGTGAACCGTGACTGTGATAAACATGTACTGATGTGTGATTCATCAGACGTGACAGGATGTCATCACAGCTCTTGTGAGGAACAATCCACAGAGAATAATGAGCCAGATGTGAGTGAACACTTGGGGCTAAGAACACCTGCTGTAGATGCTTGTGAGGAATACTTTATGTTTCTAAATGatgagagagaaggagaagcaGAGGTCACTGGAGCAACCCCGCAGCGCGGCAACAGCCCTATGGAGGTCTGGCAGGACGCACATCAGTATCTGGCTGGTGATGATACAGAAGATCGGGATGTTTTGCATCACTCTGTGATCCAAGAAGCTCTCTCTCCTGCCAGTCACTTGTCGTGTTCCCCAAGAGAGACACAGGTTTCACATTACAACCCTGAAGGTAGCAAGGGGATTGGCTGGACGGGCGATGACACCAAAGGTTGGGGGCCACCAATTGAGAGGTGGTCATCAGTAGACAGCTGGGCAAGTGCACTCTCAGATTGGACTGGGATCATTGTAGCTCCATCTGAGGACTTCACATCAGCCTTTTCAGAAATAGGGGCTGAAATAGATGCATTGACACAGGCTCTATCAGAGGTAAATATTCATACAGAAGCAGAGACTGTGAAAGAAGGACACAATCTAGAAACAACAGCTAAGGCACAAATGGGCGTGCAGGATCAACCTCTAAGTGCACAAAACATCTCAGAGAGCTCCATCCACTCTGGGCAAGGCTGTCTCTCTTTGTACCTCGACTCTACAGGACTTGAACCCCATCACACAGAGGGGGCTGAATCCTTCTGCGATCCAACACCCACCACACAGGGAGACAAGTGTTCCCCATCCAGAGGTGCACCTGGTACAACGGTGGCCTCTTCAGGAGAAAACACAGCAGATGCAACTGTGGTTACACTGATGCCTGGATCTACTTCTGCTGATCTGGACCTCTCTCCGTTTGATGAATGTGCAGAGTCCCAGGACACAGAACATTTCATCATCGATGAAAAAACCCCAGTCGTACTGAGCATAATAGAAGATACAGATTTGGACCCTCCTACAGATTTAATAACCAAGGAG CCTGTTGGAGATAGACTGTGTGAAGTGACAGATGAACACAGGCTTGTCCAGCTGGGCTCAGTGGCCGAGCCAGAAGCTAAACTGAGCTGTGGGCGATCAGAAGTCAATAGGGATGAAAACAAATCAATAACTGATTTTAGTGTCCTCACCGCGGACGCTCTGACAAACTCAAACGTGCCAGGTGGAGACACACAACCTGGCCTGCATTTTAATGCGGACAACTGCGTGTCTATTGGCACGTTGCCAGACCTTGATAGAGCACATCAGGTGGAGGCGCAGAGGGACAGTCCCACATTTATTATGCCCTTAGCTCCGGTCAGTATTGGCCCTTCCCTCAACTGTAGGACAAGCAGCAGTTTGGAAGGTGATCAGATTTGTTTGAAAGGCTCTCTCAATAACAACAGTTGCAATCAAGTAAGACAGAGTGCTGTCTTGCCAACCCCGGATGGAATTACTAACAAAACATCTCTGGAAGGCGGTGAGGAGTTGATTCATGAAAAGCAGAATACAACAAAGACTGCTGAGAGATCTTCACCAGAAGGACTACAAGACTTGAAAACTAGTGACACTATAGACTCTTTCTTTTCTAGAAAGACAATATTTGAGGAGATTGATGACTTCAATAGGGAACTAGAAAACTTCATCCCTATCCACGCTGAAAATCTCTTCATTTCAAAAGAGAAACACATTGCATGCATCACTTTAGATATTTATGATCCATTTGTCTCCAAGCCCGTAAAACCCAAAGCTATTAAATCGGAGAAGACTGATCTGACTcataaaaagactgaaaagatgCCTCACAAAACCCACAAGAACACCTCAGAGGGAAAAACACGATCCAAAAAGGATAAATCGGCCGGTCATCATCATTTCACCCAACCTTCCAAAAAACAGGAAAGCAAATGTCACCGTGTTTCTGCTCAGCAGACCTCCAACCAGCAAGAAACTCACCCTACTATTGGAGAAAATCATAGCAGTGAGAACAGTCAATCTGGACTTGAGGCCAAGGAGGCTACATTGGTTATTGAGACAGGTGTAACCGAGAAGGCAACAAGCAAGCCACAcagcaagaagaaaaagaaacatggtcaGAATACAGCGCCGGGGGAGCCACTGGCTGAAGTGGAGAATGGAGCAAAATCAAAGACTGCAAAAGGAAGAATCGAGCTGTTCGAATCTAAGTTGGGTGCCAAAGCTGGCAAAGCTCAAAAGGAAAGCGAACAGCCAGATGTAGCCGAAATAAAGTCCCAGCAGCAATCGGAGGCTAAAGCGTCAGAGGGAGAACAACCTCCACATCCCACAGACGATAAGGGCCACCAGCCAAAGAACTTTACAAGTCCTCTGAATGATGATGTGGTTAAAAGGCGACGTCTGTCAGAGGATAAGTTTGGGAAGATTGTGAGCATTTTGGAGTCTAAACTACCAAAGTCAGATGTGTCAGCAAAAGGAAAGGAAGCTGAGCTCAAGACTGATGTTGGAGGAACTCGTAAGAAGGCGTACAGTGAAGTGGTCAAACAGAGGATTCCACCCAAGGAAG AGCCCAAGGTGGTGAAGCCTATACAGGCAGTGCCCGTGAGTGGTGACCCCCAGAGTCTGTGCCTGTGGTGTCAGTTTGCTGCTGTAACCTCGGCCTACACTGTGACCTGGAGCAGAGAGGGTACTGTCCTGGCTGAGATGAAAAGAAG TGCAGGGGATGAGAGCAGAGTGACCCTGACCATCAGCAATGCTTCTCACAAAGATCTGGGCAAGTACCTCTGCCAGCTCAGCAGCTTATATGGCTCAGTCAGCTTGGACTACCTGCTCACATATGaag TGCTCAGTGAGGTTGTCATCCCCCTGGCTCCAAAAACCATTTCAT cTGACCCTGTTGAGGTTAGCAGTGAAGAAGAGGACGCCCATTTCTCCAGACTCTTGTTCAAAGACGATTTCTTATCCGATCAATACTTTGGAGACAGCCATCCTATCAGTATGATCACCGAGAAGGAACACTTTGGGGAGGGCATGCATCGGCGGGCTTTCCGGACCAAGCTGCATGCGGGTCAGATACCCCTGTTACTGCCAGGTCACTCCTGTGTGCTCAAAGTGCACAATGCTATCAGCTATGGGACCAAGAACAATGACGAGCTTGTTCAGAAGAACTTCACCTTGGCTGTGGAG GAATGCCAGGTCCAGAACACAGCAAGAGAGTACATCAAAGCTTACACTTCTGCTGCTCAGTCCACTGAAGCCTTCGGAGACATCCCAGA GATAATTCCCATCTACCTGATTCACCGTCCGTCGAATGACATCCCCTACGCCACGCTGGAAGAGGAGCTAATCGGGAACTTTGTTAAATATTCAGTCAAGGATGGCAAAGAGATCAACCTGATGAGGCGTGATTCAGAGGCAGGACAGAAATGCTGTGCTTTCCAGCATTGGGTTTACCAAAAAACCGACGGCAACCTGCTGGTTACTGACATGCAAG GAGTTGGCATGAAGCTTACTGATGTGGGAATAGCCACCTGTAAGAAAGG aTACAAGGGATTCAAAGGAAACTGTGGCACCTCCTTCATAGACCAGTTTAAGGCCTTGCATCAGTGTAATGTGTACTGTGAGATGCTAGGTCTCAAATCCCTGCAGCCCAAAGCCAAAAAGCCAGCGTCTGCTCCAAAACCCAAACCCCAGAGCTCCACTCCACCcaagaagaaaacatttggGCCAGTAGTTAAGGGGAAGTCATAA